A window of Sphaerochaeta sp. genomic DNA:
ACTGTTTCAGCGCATCCCCCACGGTGCTGCCCAGGGGAATCTGGATCTTGGAATCTTCAAACGTCGCGGTGATGGTGCTCATGTCTTGCATCATAGCGCGTTTTTGCTTGGATTGACAGGCTCTTCCGGGGCGGGTACAGTTTTCGGTGTGAAACGAAGGACCCGTACATTCCCGTATCGAGAACGATCGATTTTGGTCATCGACCTGGACAAGGAGCGCTTCCGGTTCGTCAAACTGGGAGAGGCTCAGGCCAAGAAGATGCTGGGTGGACGCCTTATGGCCCTTACGTTGTGGAATTCCTACTGCAACTACCAGAAGCTCAAGCCTTCCGACTATGAATCAGGGAACCCGATCGTCATCGCCATCGGGGCGGCCAGCGATCTTGACCATCCGCTTCTGGACGGCTATGTGCTTGCCACCCGAAGCCCGGTGACCGGTTCCCTTTCCGTCACCGCAGGGGAAGGGCGCATCGCCAAGGCGCTCTCTCGGGGTGGGGCATCTGCGCCATGGTGATCCAGGGAAGACGGAGCCGCATCACCCACCTTGCCATCACGGATCATGACGTGACGTTCTCCACCCGGGAGGACCTGCACAACCTGACGGTGGGCTCCTGCCACGCCCTTAGTCCGGAGACGCCGATGATCGTCATCGGACCGGCGGCTGAGGCGCAGGTGCCGCAGAGCAGTGTGGACTTCGATGGACGGAACCTTGGCCGGGGTGGCGTGGGGATGGTGTTCGCCTTGAAGAACATCAAGGCCATCACGTTCCCGGTGGGGGCGGTGCACGTCGAACGGACCAGCTATGATCCCGCAAGCCTGGGGCGGCTTTCCGCGTGGGTGGAGAAGCTCCAATCCTGGCAGCGGAAAGGTTCCCGTCTTTCATGGGGCAACCGCAACGGATGGCTTGCCATCAACGGGCTTCCATGATCGTGTGGATGGACGGATGTGGGCGTTGGAAGGACAGAAGCCCCTGCTTCCCCTGTTGGCCTGGGCCCGAACCTCGGTGTCTTTGATCCCGCCCATATCCGGCCTACGCTGGCTGCGTGTGATGATCTTGGGCTGGATCCTTTTTCTGCCGGGGTTCTGCTGCTCTGGGCGTCCCGGAACGGATCGGTCGACCCGGTGCGGGTGCTGGAGAGTGTCGCCTACGGCAAAGGGCCGTGGATGAACCTTCCCAAGGAGATGCCCGGATCCTTCTATCGGATCGGCGGTCTGGAGATGGCTCCGTTCGACCTCAGGGCGCTTCCGTCCCAGGCGGTGCTTGCCGCACTGGGTGACGATACCATCGTCTATCCCGCGTTGCTTCACCAGAAGGGGTTCCACAGCGGCAGGGAGATGTTCCATGCCCGCGTCTCCGTCTACTGCCAGGATCTTCGGTACGCCATGGAAAGCCTGGGCATCGCCTATCGGCGCAGCTACGTGGTCTTCAACCAGTATTTCCCGTTCTGGATGATCCATCCGTTCGCGTTGCTGGCGCGGCTTGCCTCAGACAGTGAAGGCTATCCGTTCTCCGCCATGGGGATCCGGAACGTGGGGATATCCTGCTACCGGGTGCAGCGGGAGATCAACCGGCAGTTGGGCTGGCATGAGCCGGAGCGTGTGCCGGATCCGTTGATGACCGATGGCTCTTCCAACCACCGGTACGCGTCGGTGGTGACGCTTCCCCGGTTGATCGAAGCTTACCGGCTGATCAGATCCAGGATCTGAAGTTTCTTGTCGTCCAACAGACGGTGGATGGTGATACATTGGGTTTCCATCACGGCGTAGCTTGCCGGGTATCCGTCCCGGGGGTAGGTGGTCGAGCCGGGGTTGAGGATGACCACGCCATTTGGGTCACGGTACAGCCGGGGGACGTGGATGTGCCCGAAGATGAAGATGTCGTCGGCCTGCATGTCCAGGCCGTACGGCGACGGCCATCGGTCCCCATGGGTCATCACTACCGTTCTTCCGTTCCAAGGAACCCGTTGGACCAGCGGGGGAAGCATCCGGCCCGCTTCAGAAAATCCATAGGAGGAATCACAGTTTCCCCTGACCAGGGTCAGGGAATACGGGCAGAGGGAGAGGTCGGGGAGGGAAGAGATTCCGATGTCTCCGGCAAGAAACAGTTCGTCTCCGTGGTGCTCCGCAGCGCGGGTGAGAAGAAGCTGGAACGCCTCGTCACTGCCGTGGATGTCCGAGGCGACGATGATCGTCGGAATATGCATGCTCCCAGTGTACCGTGGAAACCCTTTCCATTTGTAGATGCCTAGCGCTGGTTTTTCTTGGGCTTCTGGGGGAATTTTTTTATCTTCCGGTGGCGGAGCTGATGGAAAAGAGGTATGATGATGCTATAAGAATCATATCAGTTTAGGGAAAACGGGAGGTCATCATGGATGATATACGGACCATCGCCTGCAACGACGGGCATGTGATGTATTATCGTGTGTGGTTGCCGGAGGGCCAAGAGGTCAAAGCGACCCTTCACATCCTGCATGGCATGGCGGAGCACAGCGCGCGCTACGACCGCTTCGCGTCGTACCTTGCCGGGCATGGATTTGCCGTGTACTGCCAGGACCATCGCGGTCATGGATTGACCGCCACGAAGAACAACGAGAAGCTGGGGTTTTTGGCTCCTTCCCATGGCTGGAAGTTGATCGCCGAGGATTCCTCCCTGCTGGATGATGTCATCACGCAGGACTTTCCTTCCGCGCCGCTGTTTCTGTTGGGGCACAGCATGGGTTCGTTCCTGGCCAGGACGGTGATGGTCCAGCATTCCGATGTCTTCTCCGGGGTGGTCATCATGGGGACCGGCGCTTCCAAAGGCATTCTTGGGTGGGTTGGAAAGAAAATCGCCCAGTCCCATGTGCGGCGCTTCGGGGCTGACCATACGGACAACCAATTGGACAAGATGAGTTTCGCTTCCTACCTGAAGAAGATCCCTGACCACAAGACGCAGTTCGACTGGCTTTCCCGTGACGAAGCGGAGGTGCAGAAGTATATCGCCGACCCATGGTGCGGTTTCGTCTGCACCTCGTCGTTCTTCGTCGACTTGCTGGATGGCATTTCGTTCGCCAACGATCCCAAGAGAATCGCCACGCTTCCCAAGGATCTTCCGCTCCTCTTTATCAGCGGGGATGCCGATCCGGTGGGGGATTGGGGCAAAGGGGTGAAGGATGCCTTTTCGTTGTATCAGGACGCCGGAATCTCTGACGTCAGTCTGAAACTGATCCCCGGTGACCGGCATGAGGTGCTCAACGAGACGGATCGGGACGATACGCAGGCGCTGTTGCGCTCCTGGATGGAAGAACGGATCTGATGAGTTTCAAGAAGAAGCTTAAGGCGGCAGGCCAGTTGGGCTACCTTGCCTACCGGATGGGGATGAAGGACAACGTGTTCACCGCCGCCAGTTCGATGGTGTACTCCACATTGATGGCCCTGGTCCCTGGTTTTACGTTCCTGTACGCGTTTTTCGGCGCGTTCGGGGTGCTGCAGTCCTTCATCACCGAGATGGGCAAGCTGTTCGCCCAGGTGTTCGGGGAAACAGCGGCCCAGCAGTTTTTGAACATCCTCAACACCTATACGGGCAACGCCATGAGCCTGGGGGTGGTCGGACTGCTTTCGTTCCTGGTCACCATGGTGCTGTTGATCAACAAGATATGGAACCAGGTAAACCGGATCTTCCGGGCGTCCATCGAGCGGAACATGATCCGCAGGATTTTTTCGTTCGTCACCTTTTTGATATTGGCCGTTTTGGTCGGAGCGGCGTACATCAGCATCGAGGGGAAGCTGAACACCTGGTACTCCCGGATGATCGGCCGGTACGTTTCCGGTTGGGACAAGGTGTTCGGGTTCTTCGCCCCGGCCTTTTTGATTTGGTTCGTCCTGTTCATGATGACCTACTTCGTCCCCAACGTCCGGGTGCAGGCCAAGGCGGCGTTCTTCGCCTCGTTGTACGGGACCATCGGCATGATGATCGCCAATACGATCTTCTCCTCGTTGACCACGTTGGTCACCCGGTATTCCATCATCTACGGTTCGTTCGCCGCCCTGTTCCTGTTCCTCTTTTGGATGTACATCTTCTGGGTGATCTGCTACTGGGTGGTGGAGTTCACCTACGTCTACCAGTTCCGGCCCGATCTGCAGAAGTTCCGCGGACTTCCCCAGAGTCCTGCGCTGCAACTTTCCGAAGGCGTCAACATCATGATGGTCATCGGAGCCAATTTCAAGGATGGAAAAGGGTCGACGCAGACGCGGGAGCTGGTTGAGCGGCTCGCCATCCCGGAGTACCGTCTGTTCGGTTTTCTGGATCTGATGAGCGACCTGAAGTTCATCACGCCGGTGAACAACCAGCACACCGCCTATACGGTGGCGCGTCCGCTGGAGGATCTCCGGGTGCAGGATCTCGCCTCGTCGCTGTACAGTCTGGATTCGGTGGGTGGGGAGGATCATGACACGGCAGGGGAGGCGGTGGCCGCGGAGATCAAGGAGCGGGGGATCACCAGTCTGGGCGATCTTACCATCGAGAACCTGTTGCAACGGGTGTAGGCTCCTGCTAAGGTGAAGGCATGACGATCAACAAAGATACGGCGCCGGTGGTGGACACCCTTTTGTGGCACGGCATTATCGACGCGACGACGGGCATTCTTTCCGATGAGCGGTACACCCTCGGCGGGCTTACCCTGCAGATGCATCAGAATCCCTCCCTGCTTCAGGGAGCTGATCTGGTGTACGTCCCCTATGCCGCCAGCCTGTGGCGTGGAAATTCGTTGATCCTCCTCGTCGCCATCGAGGAGGAGGATTACCGGAGTCTCGCCCAGGCGCTGGGCTGTTCGGTGCGGGAAATCCTTGAGGAGAAACAGACCCGTTCTTACTTCGGGCCTCCCCGGCTGGTTGCCTATGGGGGCTCGGACCGGGAGGATCTGGAGCCGTTTGAGGGAAAGCTGGATTATCCGACGGCAAAAGCGATATTGCAGGAGTGGGTCTGCGACATCATCGAGACGATGGAGGAACCCAAGAAGTCAGTGGAGGGTGTATAGATTCCCTTTCACCGTGACGATGCCTTCTTCCTGAAGCTTGGTCAGTTCCCGGAACAAGGCGCTGGGGTCGACGCACAGAAGGTCTGCCAGTTCTTTCTTCTTCAGCGGTACCCAGAAGCTTTTTCCGTGATGCGTTTGCTGTTCCAACGTAAGAAAGTACAGGATTTTTTCCCGGACGCTCCGCTGTCGGAGGAGCGCGAATTTCCGTGTCAGTTCCATCGCCTCGCCTGCGATGAGCGTCCGGAGGTTTGCCTCCAGTTCCTTGTCCTTGGAGAGTTCCTCCACCGGGATGGCGATGACCACCGTGTTGTCTTCTTGGGCGATGATGTCCACCGGGCTGCGCTCCCCGCTTGACGCAAGGGCGGCGGCGCATACCTGTCCGCGCTGGACTGTCCCCAGATTCGTTCTTCCCTCCCACGCATTCGGAGCCTGGATCAACAGGCTTCCCTGGGCGATGAGCAACACTTCCTTGGTGACCATTCCGACGGAAAGAACGGGTTCTCCGTGGGAAAGGGGGATGGTCCTTATGTCCATGGTGGACAGGAGATTCCTCAGCCGCCGCGCGTCCTCGAGGCGGAACAATGGAGAGATGGCGAACGCGCCGAAGTATTCCATCATGGCTTCAGGGTGAAGGTCAGCACCACCGGCTGATGGTCGCTGTAGGCGAACTGGTTGTCCACGTTCTTCGCCGTGGCGGTGACGTTGTCCGATACCAAAAAACCGTCCAGTACGGCGGTGTAGTTGACTCCCTTCCGGTAGGGCATGTCGGTACTTCGGCAGGTGGGGGTGGTGGTGCGGTTGCCCGCCTTGACGATCCGCATGCCTGCCGTGAGGTCGGCATCGTCGATCACATGGACCCACTCCGGTATTTCCTGCTGGGAGGGGAAGGCCGTCAGGATGTCACTCCCCAACGAATGGTTGAAATCCCCTCCGACGATGACGTAATCGCCGTTGGCTATTGCCTCGGCAAGGTAGGCGTTGAGCACTTCCAACTGTTGCTTGCGGATCACCCCGCCTTTGTCGTAGGCGGACATGTGGCTGTTGATCAACACCAGGTTCTTTCCGTTGGTCACCGGCAGCACGGTGACGGAGAAGGCCCGGTCCAGGTCGAAGAACCGGTTGGGGAACGAGTCATCCACCGGGTACTGCTTGCGGACCGCCTGGGAGATGGGGTGCTTGGACATCGTCACAAGACCCGCTTCCGTTTTCCCATGGGGGTCGGAGAACGGGTAGGCGAGATAGGCGGAATGGAAGTTGGACGCGTAGACGGTGTTCCTGCCTGGAAGGTTGTCCTCCAACATCTGTTTCTCGTTGACACCATGGGCGCGGTTGCTCTTCTTGTCCACTTCCTGGAACAGCAGGATGTCCGGGTCGAGTTTCTTGACGGTGGAGATGATGCCCTGCAGGTTGGACAGAACGACCTGTTTGCTGGTCGCCTTGCCGTATTCGCCCTGTACCGGCGTGCCGTCCTTCATCGTCCCGGTATCCATGAAGAAACTGAACGAGGGGTCATAGGCGCCGAAACCGATGTTGTACGTGGCTGCGGTGTACGGTTTTCCCGGATCCAGCAATGGCCGTGAGGTCTGTCCTTCGATGGCAAGGACGGTATCGTCCGGAATACGGTGGTACTGCAGGGTGACGTACAGCAGGTAGCCAAGGACCAGCGCGATGGCCAACAGCACGATGGTGAGGATCAGTCGTGGAACGGAGAGATGTTTTCTTGTCATCATATATCCTGTGGGCGGCGTACGCCTCAAGCTATGGTACACCTATTTCCCTTACTCTCAAACAGGAATCTGGAGCAATCGTTACGGCTTTGGTCAAAAACCTTTAGAAAATGCATAGCTTGGTTATGCAACATATTGCAACAAAAGGAAATATTTTCTGTGTTTTTTTGATGGATCATCTTGCGCCAAACCGGCGAGGCTCAGTAGTATGCCGGTATGAACATCGAAACCATGGGAAAACGCATTCGGCTCGGAATCGTTGTACTGCTCCTATTCTCCCTGGTGGCGCTCTCCGCCCAACCGATGACGGAACAGCAGACCACAAAAGACCAGGAATATCTTTCCGTGTACTTTGGCATCCAGCCGCTTTCCACTCCGGTGAGTGACCAGGAGCTGGCATCGGCGCTTTCCGCCATTACCGGTTCGTCGTACTCCGGCACTCCATCCCAGATGATCGTCCAGGCTGGGGGATATGAGGAACTGGCGCTGACCTATTCGGAAGGCAAGGCACAGAACCGGCTTTCTTTGGTCGGGGTGGCGGGGAGCGACCCCGACCTGGCGGCGGCAGTGGATTCCGGTCTTGCCGATCCCGCATCGGCCAAGGAACTTGCCTCCGGCGGGGCTTTGAGCGCGCCGACGGCGACCCGCTTGTTGATGAACGTCGCCTCTTCCATCGGCAAGGGCCGGAACATCCTGGGCTTCAGCGATGATCCGGACATCGGGGCCAAACTGGCCAATGCCTTTGCCAAAGTGACGTTGTACCAGAACGACGAGCTGGATGCCATTGGCGCCAAGCTGGTGGAGAGCAAGGCGTCCACCGGCTACGGCTTGAAGCGGGAGGCGGATGACGCCCGCTTCCTTCCCAGCCTGACGCTCCGCTACGGCCATGACGACGCCACCCACGCCCGCCAGTTGATCGCCCTGTTGCACAGCGAAGGCATCCGCGCTGCCATCCAGATCGAACCAAAGACTTCCATCTACCAGTACCTGCTGGAGTGGGGGCCGTACACCAATACACCGACCTACCGGGTGGAGCAGTACAGCGACGACCTGTACTTGGTCCATGCCATCGAGTACGATATGGAAATGGAGTTCGCCACCAAAGCGGACCTGCTTCGGTTCAACGCCATCATGGAGCAGTACGCCAAGAAGAACGACGAGAACCAGAAGGATGGCAGCACGGTGCGTTTGATCAGCGGCGCATGGTGGCAGCCGCTGTACAGCGCGTCGTTCCAGCCGGATGCGGGAAATTACACGATGATCTCCGACAACATCCTGTATTCGGCCGACGGTGCCTATTCCATCCATCCGTTCACCCTGCCTGAGGACAAGGATGCCCTGCAGGCCAAGGAACGGGAGTTGTCCGGACGGGAGCCGGTCTCCGAAGTCCGGTACGTGAACAACGCATTCTACCGGTACCTTACCGGGTCTGACCACCAGTAAGGGCCGATGATGAGGAGAGAGGATATGAAGAAAACTCTGTGGGTTTTGATGGCTGTTGCCATGTTCGGTGGCGTCCTGTTCGCCGCCGGCACCAAGGAAGCTGCGCCGGCTGCCGCTGACGCGCTGAAGATCGCCATCGTGACGAGTCCGTCCGGTGTGGACGATGGTTCGTTCAACGAGGACAACTACAACGGCATTCTTGCGTTCATCAAGAATCATCCCGCCGCGACGGTGACCGCCGTCCGCGAGCCGACCGGTGACAGCGCCGCGGCCGTCAAGGCTGCCAGCGACATCGTCGCCGACTACGACGTCGAAGTATGCACCGGCTTCCAATTCGCCGGCATCGGCACGCTGGCCCAGGAGAACCCCTCCACCAAGTTCATCTTGGTTGATTCGTTCCCCTCTGACGCCTCCGGCAAGGAAGTGGCGCTGGACAACGTGTACGCCATGCAGTTCGCCGAGCAGGAGTCTGGTTTCTTCGCTGGCATGGCCGCCGCGCTTGAGACGAAGACCGGCAAGGTCGCCGTGGTCAACGGCATCGCCTATCCGTCCAACGTCAACTACCAGTACGGGTTCATGAGTGGTGTGAAGTACGTCAACATCACCGAAGGGAAGAACGTGGTGTGCGTCGAGCTGGCGTCCCAGGCGGGCACCGACGTGACCGGCAAGAATGTCGGTGGCAACTATATTGGTTCGTTCGCTGATGAGTCCACCGGAAAGATCGTCGGCCAGAAGTTGATCAACGAAGGCTGTGACATCATCTTCGTCGCCGCCGGCGGTTCGGGCAACGGTGTGTTCACCGCGGCCAAGGAATCCAACGGCAAGGCGATGATCATCGGATGCGACGTTGACCAGTGGAAGGATGGCGCCAACGGGGACAAGAACATCATTCTTACCTCCGTGCTGAAGAACATGGCCATCAACGTGGAGCGGCAGCTGGAGAACATCGCCGCCGGTACGTTCAAGGGCCAGAACATCGTCCTGAAGGCCGACACGGACTCCACCGGGTTCGTCAAGACGGAAGGGCATCACCAGATGAGCGCCGATACGGTTGCCAAGCTGGATGCGGCCTACGTGGCCGTCAAGGCGGGAAAGATCGTTCCCGCGGCGAACTTCAACGGCATCACGCCGGAGACGTTCACCGTTTCCAAATAACCAACTCCGCGCATCCACTCCACCGGGGTGGATGCGCCATTGTTTTGATGAGGACAGGCATGCCGGAATCGAGTGAGGCGATCGTTCGCCTTGAGCACATCACCAAGCGTTTTCCCAAGATCGTCGCCAATGACGACATCTCGCTTTCCATCCGCAAAGGCGAGATTTTCGCCTTGCTGGGGGAGAACGGGGCGGGAAAATCCACCTTGATGAGCGTGCTGTTCGGGCTGTACGAGCCGGACGAGGGGCAAATCTTCATCCGGGGAAACGAGGAGCGGATCCATTCCCCGGCGGAAGCGTCGGCGCTGAACATCGGCATGGTGCACCAGCACTTCAAGCTGGTCCTCAACCAAAGCGTGACGGAGAACATCATTTTGGGGAAGGAGCCGGTGAAGCGACGCTTCGGCCTGTTCTCCCCGATCGACATGAAGGGTGCCCGGGAGGACGTACGCCGTCTGTCCGAGCGGTACGGCCTTGATGTGGATCCTGATGCCATCATTTCCGATCTTCCCGTCTCCGCCCGGCAACGGGTGGAGATCCTGAAGATGCTGTACCGGGACGCCGAGATTTTGATCTTCGATGAACCGACCGCCGTGCTGACGCCCCAGGAGATTGAATCGCTCCTTGGGGTGATCCGTTCGCTCCGGGAACGGGGGAAAGACGATCATTCTGATCACCCACAAGCTGGATGAGGTCAAGCAGGTCGCCGATCGGTGCGGCATCCTCTGCCGGGGAAAACTGGCCGGGGTGTACGATGTGGCGAACATCACCACCAAGGAAATGGCGTCCCTGATGGTCGGGTACGACTTTGAGACGACGTTGGTCAAGGACAGTCGCCCGATGGGCGCCGAGTCCCTGTCGGTGGAGCATCTGTCCTACGTGGATGATGATGGCGTGAAGCGGGTGGATGATGTCTCCTTCACCGTCCGTGAAGGGGAGATCCTCGCCGTGGCGGGGGTTGCCGGCAACGGCCAGGTGGAAGTGGCCGACATGGTGGCCGGTCTGCTTTCCCCCGACGTCCGGGGCCATCCGGTTCAAGGGGCAGGACATCACGGATCTCGGCATCCGCGATCGGATCGAACGGGGGATCTCCTACATTCCCGAGGACCGGCAGGAGGTGGGGTTGCTGCTTGATTTCGACCTGGGAACCAACCTGTCGTTGAAGCGGTACTACCAGAGTCCGTACTGCACCCATGGCGTCCTCCACCGGGAAGCGTTCGTCAAAACCGGGGATGCGTTGATCTCCCAGTACGACATCCGTTCCAGCCAAGGGTGCGCCACCCGGGTGCGGTCGATGAGCGGCGGCAACCAGCAGAAGGCCATCGTCGCCCGGGAGATCAGCATGGGACAGTTCCCTGATGATCTTCGTCCAGCCGACCCGGGGGCTGGACATCGGCGCCATCAAGACGATCCATGAGCGGATCGTTGCCCAGCGGGACGAAGGAAAGGCCGTCCTGCTTGTTTCGTTGGAGTTGGATGAGATCATGGAACTGGCGGACACCATCGCCGTAATGTATAACGGAAGGATCCAGACGGTGCAGAGCGCTTCCGGGCTGAGCGCCAACCAGGTGGGCGAGTATATGATGGGGGTGCATCATGAAGCGCAGAAGTGATGGCCCCAAGCGGGTGATGGTCGCCCTGCTGGGGACGGGAAAACGGCAGAATATCCAAACGGCGCTGTTCTGCATCGTCCTTTCCCTGCTTGCCGGTTCGGTGTTGCTGCTCCTGTTGGGCAAGAACCCGCTTCTGGCCTACAAGAGCATTCTGCAGGGTGCGGGGTTCTTCCCCAAGGCGCGGTACGCCGGACACCGCAGCATGCTGACCGATTTCATGAGCCTGTTGAACTACACCACGCCGATGGTCTTCGCCTCCCTGTCGGTGGCCGTCGCCCTGCGCTGCGGCCTGTTCAACATCTGTGTCTCCGGCATGATGGTTGCCAGTGGGTTCGTCGCTTCGGTGCTCCTGGGCTATTCGTCGTTCAGTCCTGCCGTTGCCCGGCCGCTGGTCGTCCTGGTGGGGCTTCTGGTCGGTGGGGGCATCGGCGCGGTGATCGGCTGGCTGAAGTACCGGTACAACACCAACGAGGTGGTGGTGGCCATCATGTGCAACTACATCATCAGCTACGTGGTCAGTTTCTTCATCCAGACGCGGTACATCGATCCGACGACGCGGCAGTCGCTGAAGATCGGGCAGAACGCCCGCCTGACGCTGTTTGACCAGGTGGTGGGGGACCTGAAGATGGAAATCCCGTTGGTGCTTCCCCTTGCCATCGTCTGCGTGCTGCTCCTGTCGTTCCTGTTCTCCCGGGCCCGGCTGGGCTTTGAGCTGAAGGCGGTGGGGATGAACCGCAAGGCGTCCCGGTACGCCGGTATCGCCGTCGGGAAGACGATGGTGACCAGCATGGTGATCAGCGGGGCGCTGGCCGGACTGGCCGGCGTGTCGTACTACCTGGGGTGCTTCGCCTCCATCCAGCCCAAGGTGCTTCCGTCGCTGGGCTTCGACGCCATCGCCGTGGCGCTTCTGGGCAATTCCAATCCTTGGGGGTGTTTCTTCGCGTCCCTGTTGGTGATGACCATCTCCAACGGAACGACGTACATGGCCTCAACCCTTGGGGTGCTCCGGGAGATCGCGTCGTTGATCACCGGCATCCTGCTTCTGTTCAGCGCCTGCGGCGCGTACCTGAAAGGCTTGGCTGACCGGTATGCCGAGGAGTTGGAGGAACAGCGGATTCTGGCGGTGAAGGAAGGAGGGCAACAATGAACAGCATCATCATCGATGGCATGGCGTTCTCGCTGCCGCTGTTCATCATCGCCATCGGCGGCATCTACAGCGAAGGGTCGGGCATCACCAACCTGGCGCTGGAAGGCTTTCTTGGCTTTGGCGCGTTCTGCGGGGGGCTTGCCGTCGCGCTCTTCGGCGGCTCGATGCCCCAGGGGACTTCGATGTACCTTGCCTTCGCCATGGCGGCGCTGGGCGGAATGGTGTTCGCCATGCTGCACGCCCTCCTGTGCATCCACTTCAAGGCTGACCAGGTGATCAGCGGGGTGGTGATGAACGTGCTTTCCGCCGCCCTTACGGCGTTTTTGGCCAACCAGATCAACGCGTCAGTGTTTGGCAAGGCGTCCAACAAGTTCATGCTGGAAGTCTCCCCGCGGTTCACCGTCCCCGGCCTGTCCCGCATTCCCGTTCTGGGGGGATTCTTCACCTCGGTGTACCCGTTCGAGGTGTTGATCATTCTGGTGGCCCTGGTGATGAGTTACGTGCTGTACCGTACCCCGGTGGGGATGCGCATCCGCTCCTCGGGAGACAACCCCCAGGCGGTGGATGCCGCCGGCGGCAACGTGGCAAGGATCCGCTTCGGCGCGGTGATGACCAGCGGCGCGCTTGCCGGACTGGGGGGCATGTGCTTCGCCTATTCCATCTCCACCAACTTCTCCCCGTCCATCTATGCCGGCTTCGGCTACCTGTCCATCGCCGCCA
This region includes:
- a CDS encoding YfcE family phosphodiesterase, which produces MHIPTIIVASDIHGSDEAFQLLLTRAAEHHGDELFLAGDIGISSLPDLSLCPYSLTLVRGNCDSSYGFSEAGRMLPPLVQRVPWNGRTVVMTHGDRWPSPYGLDMQADDIFIFGHIHVPRLYRDPNGVVILNPGSTTYPRDGYPASYAVMETQCITIHRLLDDKKLQILDLISR
- a CDS encoding lysophospholipase; the protein is MDDIRTIACNDGHVMYYRVWLPEGQEVKATLHILHGMAEHSARYDRFASYLAGHGFAVYCQDHRGHGLTATKNNEKLGFLAPSHGWKLIAEDSSLLDDVITQDFPSAPLFLLGHSMGSFLARTVMVQHSDVFSGVVIMGTGASKGILGWVGKKIAQSHVRRFGADHTDNQLDKMSFASYLKKIPDHKTQFDWLSRDEAEVQKYIADPWCGFVCTSSFFVDLLDGISFANDPKRIATLPKDLPLLFISGDADPVGDWGKGVKDAFSLYQDAGISDVSLKLIPGDRHEVLNETDRDDTQALLRSWMEERI
- a CDS encoding YihY/virulence factor BrkB family protein is translated as MSFKKKLKAAGQLGYLAYRMGMKDNVFTAASSMVYSTLMALVPGFTFLYAFFGAFGVLQSFITEMGKLFAQVFGETAAQQFLNILNTYTGNAMSLGVVGLLSFLVTMVLLINKIWNQVNRIFRASIERNMIRRIFSFVTFLILAVLVGAAYISIEGKLNTWYSRMIGRYVSGWDKVFGFFAPAFLIWFVLFMMTYFVPNVRVQAKAAFFASLYGTIGMMIANTIFSSLTTLVTRYSIIYGSFAALFLFLFWMYIFWVICYWVVEFTYVYQFRPDLQKFRGLPQSPALQLSEGVNIMMVIGANFKDGKGSTQTRELVERLAIPEYRLFGFLDLMSDLKFITPVNNQHTAYTVARPLEDLRVQDLASSLYSLDSVGGEDHDTAGEAVAAEIKERGITSLGDLTIENLLQRV
- a CDS encoding Crp/Fnr family transcriptional regulator, whose amino-acid sequence is MMEYFGAFAISPLFRLEDARRLRNLLSTMDIRTIPLSHGEPVLSVGMVTKEVLLIAQGSLLIQAPNAWEGRTNLGTVQRGQVCAAALASSGERSPVDIIAQEDNTVVIAIPVEELSKDKELEANLRTLIAGEAMELTRKFALLRQRSVREKILYFLTLEQQTHHGKSFWVPLKKKELADLLCVDPSALFRELTKLQEEGIVTVKGNLYTLH
- a CDS encoding endonuclease/exonuclease/phosphatase family protein codes for the protein MMTRKHLSVPRLILTIVLLAIALVLGYLLYVTLQYHRIPDDTVLAIEGQTSRPLLDPGKPYTAATYNIGFGAYDPSFSFFMDTGTMKDGTPVQGEYGKATSKQVVLSNLQGIISTVKKLDPDILLFQEVDKKSNRAHGVNEKQMLEDNLPGRNTVYASNFHSAYLAYPFSDPHGKTEAGLVTMSKHPISQAVRKQYPVDDSFPNRFFDLDRAFSVTVLPVTNGKNLVLINSHMSAYDKGGVIRKQQLEVLNAYLAEAIANGDYVIVGGDFNHSLGSDILTAFPSQQEIPEWVHVIDDADLTAGMRIVKAGNRTTTPTCRSTDMPYRKGVNYTAVLDGFLVSDNVTATAKNVDNQFAYSDHQPVVLTFTLKP
- a CDS encoding BMP family ABC transporter substrate-binding protein encodes the protein MKKTLWVLMAVAMFGGVLFAAGTKEAAPAAADALKIAIVTSPSGVDDGSFNEDNYNGILAFIKNHPAATVTAVREPTGDSAAAVKAASDIVADYDVEVCTGFQFAGIGTLAQENPSTKFILVDSFPSDASGKEVALDNVYAMQFAEQESGFFAGMAAALETKTGKVAVVNGIAYPSNVNYQYGFMSGVKYVNITEGKNVVCVELASQAGTDVTGKNVGGNYIGSFADESTGKIVGQKLINEGCDIIFVAAGGSGNGVFTAAKESNGKAMIIGCDVDQWKDGANGDKNIILTSVLKNMAINVERQLENIAAGTFKGQNIVLKADTDSTGFVKTEGHHQMSADTVAKLDAAYVAVKAGKIVPAANFNGITPETFTVSK
- a CDS encoding ABC transporter permease; its protein translation is MKRRSDGPKRVMVALLGTGKRQNIQTALFCIVLSLLAGSVLLLLLGKNPLLAYKSILQGAGFFPKARYAGHRSMLTDFMSLLNYTTPMVFASLSVAVALRCGLFNICVSGMMVASGFVASVLLGYSSFSPAVARPLVVLVGLLVGGGIGAVIGWLKYRYNTNEVVVAIMCNYIISYVVSFFIQTRYIDPTTRQSLKIGQNARLTLFDQVVGDLKMEIPLVLPLAIVCVLLLSFLFSRARLGFELKAVGMNRKASRYAGIAVGKTMVTSMVISGALAGLAGVSYYLGCFASIQPKVLPSLGFDAIAVALLGNSNPWGCFFASLLVMTISNGTTYMASTLGVLREIASLITGILLLFSACGAYLKGLADRYAEELEEQRILAVKEGGQQ
- a CDS encoding ABC transporter permease — translated: MNSIIIDGMAFSLPLFIIAIGGIYSEGSGITNLALEGFLGFGAFCGGLAVALFGGSMPQGTSMYLAFAMAALGGMVFAMLHALLCIHFKADQVISGVVMNVLSAALTAFLANQINASVFGKASNKFMLEVSPRFTVPGLSRIPVLGGFFTSVYPFEVLIILVALVMSYVLYRTPVGMRIRSSGDNPQAVDAAGGNVARIRFGAVMTSGALAGLGGMCFAYSISTNFSPSIYAGFGYLSIAAMIFGNWRILPTFFACILFGFARSGGYYLVTKLELPSSYSDLVLTLPYVTTLVLLIFFSRSNRAPRALGEIYDKGKR